From a single Alkalihalophilus pseudofirmus genomic region:
- a CDS encoding MDR family MFS transporter, translated as MPKALWLLVVAMVINVTGASFLWPLNAIIIHQELGRSLTAAGFILMLNAFAGVIGNLIGGRLFDKIGAYRTMILSIIITTISATILAFFHSYYFYMFLLMGLGFGSGMMFPAMYALAGSLWPEGGRKPFNAMYVAQNVGVALGTALVGVVASIQLTYVFSANAAMYAFLLVFVIFAFRGMKAKAANAQTANVFEQKTSLRSNYRLHSLFLLSVAFFICWVAYTQWQANVSVHTQSLGISLQQYSLFWTVNGLMIVFAQPVVSWLIKRGKMSLKGQMIVGVIIFMASYIVLSEATIFSGFLAAMIILTFGEMFVWPAVPTIANDLAPKGKEGFYQGIVNSVSTGGKMIGPLLGGMLVDFYSMTILIYVLLGMFGIAIVFLMKYDTPIIKRNMSLEKEEMNLPS; from the coding sequence ATGCCTAAGGCTCTTTGGCTGTTAGTAGTGGCGATGGTGATTAATGTAACGGGGGCTTCTTTTTTATGGCCGCTAAATGCGATTATCATCCACCAAGAATTAGGACGCTCGTTAACAGCAGCTGGATTTATATTAATGCTTAATGCTTTCGCCGGGGTGATCGGCAACCTTATCGGCGGAAGATTGTTTGATAAAATAGGTGCCTACCGGACGATGATTTTATCTATTATTATTACAACCATAAGTGCTACGATATTGGCCTTTTTTCATAGCTATTACTTTTATATGTTTTTATTGATGGGGCTTGGATTTGGTTCTGGAATGATGTTTCCAGCGATGTATGCCTTAGCTGGCAGTCTTTGGCCTGAAGGGGGAAGAAAGCCGTTTAATGCCATGTACGTCGCGCAAAATGTAGGAGTAGCGCTCGGAACAGCATTGGTCGGGGTCGTTGCTTCTATTCAATTAACCTATGTGTTTAGCGCGAATGCTGCGATGTATGCTTTTCTGCTCGTATTCGTTATCTTTGCATTTAGGGGGATGAAGGCGAAAGCAGCTAATGCTCAAACTGCGAATGTATTTGAACAAAAGACTTCTCTCAGAAGCAATTACCGGCTTCATTCATTATTTTTGCTATCGGTTGCCTTTTTTATTTGCTGGGTTGCCTACACGCAGTGGCAGGCTAATGTGTCTGTTCATACTCAATCTCTTGGTATCTCATTGCAGCAATATAGTTTGTTTTGGACAGTGAACGGTCTAATGATCGTTTTTGCCCAGCCTGTGGTCTCATGGCTGATTAAAAGGGGTAAGATGTCCTTAAAAGGTCAAATGATTGTAGGTGTCATTATTTTTATGGCTTCTTATATCGTGCTGTCTGAAGCAACAATCTTCAGCGGATTTTTAGCTGCGATGATCATCTTGACGTTTGGTGAAATGTTTGTATGGCCGGCTGTACCGACGATAGCAAATGATTTAGCTCCGAAAGGAAAAGAGGGGTTTTATCAAGGGATTGTCAACAGTGTGTCTACTGGAGGGAAAATGATCGGACCATTACTTGGAGGAATGTTAGTTGATTTCTATTCAATGACTATTCTCATTTATGTGCTCTTAGGTATGTTTGGAATAGCAATCGTGTTTCTAATGAAATATGACACCCCTATTATTAAGAGAAACATGTCCTTGGAAAAAGAAGAGATGAACCTGCCGAGTTAA
- a CDS encoding beta-class carbonic anhydrase → MTILDTILDYNKSFVETKQYEPFQTTKFPDKKLVILTCMDTRLVELLHRAMDLKNGDAKIIRNAGAVISHPFGSIMRSILVAVYELQADEVVVVGHHGCGMAGLESESILEKAKERGLDVDVVDTLEYSGIDVKGFLTGFSKVEDNVAHSVDVINNHPLFVRQIPVHGLVICPDTGKLDVVVNGYDHL, encoded by the coding sequence ATGACAATTCTTGATACGATCTTAGACTATAACAAATCATTTGTTGAAACAAAGCAGTATGAACCATTCCAAACAACGAAGTTTCCAGACAAGAAACTTGTAATCCTTACGTGTATGGATACTCGTCTTGTCGAACTCCTTCACCGGGCTATGGATCTAAAAAATGGGGATGCCAAAATTATCCGTAATGCAGGTGCTGTTATTTCTCACCCATTCGGAAGTATTATGAGAAGTATTTTAGTGGCGGTCTATGAGCTGCAGGCTGATGAAGTCGTTGTAGTTGGACACCACGGCTGCGGTATGGCAGGACTCGAGTCTGAATCCATTCTTGAGAAAGCAAAAGAGAGAGGACTCGACGTAGATGTAGTGGATACGCTTGAATACTCGGGCATTGATGTGAAAGGGTTCTTAACAGGCTTCTCTAAAGTTGAAGATAATGTTGCTCATAGTGTTGATGTGATTAATAATCATCCGTTATTCGTTCGCCAAATTCCGGTTCACGGGCTTGTCATTTGCCCTGACACAGGGAAATTAGATGTCGTTGTAAATGGATACGATCATCTATAA
- a CDS encoding SDR family oxidoreductase codes for MGHKRVVLITGANSGFGLLSSLSLAKRGCQVIAAVRDVKKSNELLDRAKREGTSHLIDVIQLDVTREDHIKEAFLYVESQYGQLNVLVNNAGYSAGGMIEKLEIEEWRKQLDTNLFGVITMTKTFLPLLKKGKGAKIINLGSISGRVGFPGLAPYVTSKFAIGGFSESLRLELLPQNIYVCLIEAGSFQTNIWNKGLESVRSKKNGMNDPFFDSIYQQAKQTAAGAQDPAEVIQLIVKISEAKKPKFRYHAGKGVRLLVLLKSILPWSLMEWLINKRLMKKK; via the coding sequence ATGGGACATAAAAGAGTCGTCCTTATTACAGGAGCGAACAGCGGATTTGGATTATTGTCATCATTATCGCTTGCCAAAAGGGGATGCCAAGTCATCGCAGCAGTGCGAGATGTGAAAAAGAGCAATGAACTGCTAGATAGAGCCAAGCGTGAAGGGACCAGTCATTTAATAGATGTAATTCAGCTTGATGTCACGAGAGAAGATCATATTAAAGAGGCATTTTTATATGTGGAATCGCAATATGGTCAATTAAATGTACTGGTGAATAATGCAGGGTACAGCGCAGGTGGAATGATTGAGAAGCTTGAAATAGAGGAATGGCGGAAGCAGCTAGATACGAACTTGTTTGGCGTCATCACAATGACGAAGACGTTTTTGCCGTTATTAAAGAAGGGAAAAGGAGCAAAGATCATTAATCTAGGAAGCATTAGCGGCAGAGTCGGATTTCCGGGGCTGGCACCGTATGTGACGTCCAAATTTGCTATTGGCGGATTTAGCGAATCTCTGCGTTTAGAGCTCCTTCCGCAAAATATTTATGTCTGTCTGATTGAAGCAGGTTCTTTTCAAACAAATATTTGGAACAAAGGACTGGAAAGTGTTCGTTCAAAAAAGAATGGGATGAATGATCCATTTTTTGATTCTATTTATCAGCAAGCAAAACAAACAGCAGCAGGCGCCCAAGATCCTGCTGAAGTCATTCAACTGATTGTCAAAATCTCGGAAGCAAAAAAGCCTAAGTTCCGCTATCATGCTGGTAAAGGGGTCCGACTGTTAGTGCTTTTAAAAAGCATTTTACCTTGGTCTCTTATGGAATGGTTGATTAATAAGAGGTTGATGAAGAAAAAATGA
- a CDS encoding tetraprenyl-beta-curcumene synthase family protein produces MKVPTKPIPILMNIYRDVVPTVNRYFNQWIEKAQTIPDDELRSQALDALSKKKFHCEGGGVFGLVARDRFDELIQFIIAYQIMCDYLDNLCDQSDSLDPKDFRALHNALLTALTPGAPLENNYEFRNEQEDGGYLHALIETCQQILSTFPSFEKMQPAMLELSGYYCDLQVYKHVKKEDRIPMLKAWYERHRHKMPEMTWYEFSACTASTLGVYALATYSTKPNMTSETAETIKAGYFPWVQGFHILLDYFIDQEEDIADDELNFLFYYDSEEEMIERFRYFVKKAEESLSTLPDPKFHRMIYQGIIAIYLSDEKVQGNKEMKKKSKKMIKTGGLPTFIFYLNSWVFRRS; encoded by the coding sequence ATGAAAGTCCCTACAAAACCGATTCCGATTTTAATGAATATTTATCGTGATGTTGTCCCTACTGTAAATCGTTATTTTAATCAATGGATAGAAAAGGCACAGACGATTCCTGATGATGAATTGCGCTCACAAGCCTTAGATGCCTTAAGTAAAAAGAAATTTCATTGCGAAGGGGGAGGAGTGTTTGGATTAGTTGCTAGAGATCGTTTTGATGAATTAATCCAATTTATCATTGCTTATCAGATTATGTGCGATTACTTAGACAACTTATGTGACCAAAGCGACTCGCTCGACCCTAAAGACTTTCGCGCCCTACATAATGCGTTGCTTACAGCCCTGACACCAGGGGCACCGCTTGAGAATAACTATGAGTTCCGTAACGAGCAAGAAGATGGCGGTTACTTACACGCGCTGATAGAGACTTGTCAGCAAATCCTATCAACCTTCCCGTCTTTTGAAAAGATGCAGCCTGCTATGCTTGAGTTAAGCGGATACTATTGTGATCTGCAAGTGTATAAACATGTGAAAAAAGAAGACAGGATTCCTATGCTTAAAGCTTGGTATGAGCGTCATCGTCATAAGATGCCTGAGATGACCTGGTATGAATTTTCAGCTTGTACAGCCTCTACGTTAGGTGTATACGCACTAGCTACGTATTCAACAAAACCTAATATGACGAGTGAGACTGCTGAAACAATTAAAGCCGGGTACTTCCCTTGGGTTCAAGGATTTCATATTTTACTTGATTATTTTATTGATCAAGAAGAAGACATTGCTGATGATGAGCTTAACTTCCTATTTTACTATGACAGCGAAGAGGAAATGATTGAGCGCTTTCGCTATTTTGTCAAAAAGGCAGAAGAAAGTCTTTCAACCCTCCCAGATCCTAAATTCCACCGTATGATTTATCAAGGGATTATTGCCATCTATTTATCTGATGAAAAAGTGCAGGGAAATAAAGAGATGAAGAAAAAGTCGAAAAAAATGATCAAGACCGGCGGACTTCCTACCTTTATTTTTTATTTGAACAGCTGGGTTTTTAGAAGAAGTTAA
- the leuS gene encoding leucine--tRNA ligase yields the protein MSFSHLDIEKKWQKHWEENKTFKTTEEADKPKFYALDMFPFPSGAGLHVGHPEGYTATDILSRMKRMQGYNVLHPMGWDAFGLPAEQYALDTGNDPAEFTLKNIDTFRRQIKSLGFSYDWDREVNTIDPDYYKWTQWIFLKLYEKGLAYIDEVAVNWCPALGTVLANEEVIDGKSERGGHPVERRPMKQWMLKITAYADRLLEDLDELDWSESIKDMQRNWIGRSEGAEVTFKVDGHDAEKVDVFTTRPDTLFGATYMVLAPEHKLVDVITTAEQQEAVEKYKKQVALKSDLERTELSKEKTGVFTGAFAVNPANGKRIPIWIADYVLVSYGTGAIMAVPAHDERDYEFAKTFDLEIIEVVAGGDVRKEAYTGDGEHVNSDFLNGLDKEAAITNMIEWLEANHYGTKKVTYRLRDWLFSRQRYWGEPIPMIHWEDGSMTPVAYEELPLTLPKMDEIKPSDTGESPLANHKEWLEVTDPKTGMKGRRETNTMPNWAGSCWYYLRYIDPNNSEALADPEKLKQWLPVDIYIGGAEHAVLHLLYARFWHKFLYDLGVVPTKEPFQKLYNQGMILGENNEKMSKSKGNVVNPDDIVDSHGADTLRLYEMFMGPLDASIAWSTNGLDGARRFLDRVWRLFIDEKTNELNPAITDTKGTDEFIRTYHQTVKKVTEDFAALRFNVGISQMMVFINDAYKQEKLPRELMEGFVKLLAPLAPHIAEELWEKFGHNETITYAEWPTYEESLLVENEVEVVVQINGKVRAKLVIPADASRDQMEEIAKNDDKVQEAIGGKTVRKIIAVPGKLVNIVVG from the coding sequence ATGTCGTTTTCACATTTAGACATTGAAAAAAAGTGGCAAAAGCATTGGGAAGAAAATAAAACGTTCAAAACAACAGAAGAGGCAGATAAGCCAAAGTTTTATGCTTTAGATATGTTTCCATTCCCATCAGGAGCTGGCCTGCATGTTGGTCACCCAGAAGGCTATACGGCAACAGATATTCTATCACGTATGAAAAGAATGCAAGGGTATAACGTGCTTCATCCAATGGGCTGGGATGCATTTGGACTTCCGGCAGAGCAATATGCACTAGACACGGGAAACGATCCAGCTGAATTTACGCTGAAAAATATTGATACGTTCCGCCGTCAAATTAAGTCACTTGGTTTCTCTTATGATTGGGACCGAGAAGTGAATACGATTGACCCTGATTATTATAAATGGACACAATGGATCTTCTTAAAGCTTTATGAAAAAGGGTTGGCTTACATTGATGAAGTAGCTGTAAACTGGTGCCCTGCTCTTGGAACAGTACTTGCGAATGAAGAAGTTATTGACGGGAAAAGTGAGCGCGGGGGGCACCCTGTAGAACGTCGTCCGATGAAACAATGGATGCTGAAAATTACAGCTTATGCTGACCGCTTGTTAGAAGACCTTGATGAGCTTGATTGGTCAGAAAGCATCAAAGATATGCAGCGCAACTGGATCGGCCGTTCAGAAGGGGCTGAGGTGACATTTAAAGTAGACGGACACGACGCGGAGAAAGTTGATGTATTCACGACTCGTCCGGATACATTATTTGGCGCAACTTATATGGTGCTTGCTCCTGAACATAAGCTGGTAGATGTAATTACAACAGCAGAACAACAAGAAGCTGTTGAGAAGTATAAAAAACAAGTGGCATTAAAGAGTGATTTAGAGCGTACAGAGCTTTCTAAAGAAAAGACGGGCGTATTTACAGGTGCATTTGCTGTAAACCCTGCCAACGGTAAACGTATTCCGATCTGGATTGCTGATTACGTACTTGTAAGCTACGGTACTGGAGCAATTATGGCTGTTCCGGCTCATGATGAGCGTGATTATGAGTTCGCTAAGACGTTTGACCTTGAAATTATTGAAGTAGTAGCTGGCGGAGACGTTCGAAAAGAGGCTTATACAGGTGACGGGGAGCATGTAAATTCTGACTTCCTTAACGGCCTTGATAAAGAAGCTGCTATTACAAATATGATTGAATGGCTTGAAGCGAATCATTACGGAACGAAAAAAGTAACGTACCGTCTACGTGACTGGTTATTCAGCCGCCAGCGTTACTGGGGTGAGCCAATTCCTATGATTCACTGGGAAGACGGTTCAATGACACCGGTCGCTTATGAAGAACTGCCATTAACTTTGCCAAAAATGGATGAGATCAAGCCGTCTGATACAGGAGAATCACCGCTTGCTAACCATAAAGAATGGCTTGAAGTGACAGATCCTAAAACGGGCATGAAGGGCAGACGCGAAACAAACACAATGCCTAACTGGGCAGGAAGCTGCTGGTATTATCTTCGCTACATCGATCCAAACAACAGCGAAGCCCTAGCAGATCCTGAAAAATTAAAGCAATGGCTGCCTGTAGATATTTATATTGGCGGAGCAGAGCATGCGGTTCTTCACTTGTTGTATGCACGCTTCTGGCACAAGTTCCTTTACGACCTTGGAGTTGTGCCAACGAAAGAGCCGTTTCAAAAGCTTTATAACCAAGGAATGATTCTTGGTGAAAACAATGAGAAGATGAGTAAATCAAAAGGAAACGTAGTTAATCCTGATGATATCGTTGATAGCCATGGTGCAGATACACTGCGTTTATACGAGATGTTCATGGGACCTCTTGATGCATCGATCGCTTGGTCTACAAACGGCTTAGACGGAGCACGCAGATTCTTAGATCGTGTATGGCGTCTATTTATCGATGAAAAGACAAACGAGTTGAACCCTGCAATCACAGATACAAAAGGAACAGATGAATTTATCCGTACGTACCACCAAACGGTCAAAAAAGTGACGGAAGACTTTGCAGCGCTTCGCTTTAACGTTGGAATTTCTCAAATGATGGTGTTCATCAATGATGCCTACAAACAAGAGAAGCTTCCACGTGAGTTAATGGAAGGCTTTGTTAAGCTTCTAGCGCCACTCGCTCCTCACATTGCAGAAGAGCTTTGGGAGAAGTTTGGACACAACGAAACCATCACATATGCTGAGTGGCCAACATACGAAGAATCACTTCTTGTTGAAAATGAAGTAGAAGTAGTTGTTCAAATTAACGGTAAAGTACGTGCAAAGCTTGTAATTCCAGCAGACGCATCACGCGATCAAATGGAAGAAATCGCAAAGAATGACGACAAAGTTCAAGAAGCAATCGGCGGCAAAACGGTAAGAAAAATTATCGCCGTCCCAGGAAAGCTGGTTAATATTGTAGTAGGGTAA
- a CDS encoding class I SAM-dependent methyltransferase — MKLLGVLPFARFLLERSISPGDIAVDCTAGNGHDTLFLANLVGNAGHVYSVDIQETAITNTKLKVEEAEVASRVTLHQSGHEHISTLIPKEEYGRVKGAIFNLGYLPGGDKSIVTHSQTTIKAIDSLLELMPKGGIIVLVIYHGHAEGAAERDHLMEYVTRLDQKRAHVLNYSFINQANNPPFIVAIEKR, encoded by the coding sequence ATGAAATTATTAGGCGTTCTTCCTTTTGCGCGTTTTTTACTTGAACGAAGTATCTCCCCAGGTGATATTGCCGTCGATTGTACTGCAGGAAACGGGCACGACACTTTATTCTTAGCAAACTTAGTTGGCAACGCTGGCCATGTGTATAGTGTTGATATCCAAGAAACTGCGATCACAAACACAAAATTAAAAGTAGAAGAGGCTGAAGTTGCCAGCCGAGTAACCCTTCACCAAAGCGGACATGAACATATTTCTACTCTCATTCCAAAAGAAGAATATGGTCGGGTCAAAGGGGCAATTTTTAATTTGGGTTACCTTCCTGGAGGGGATAAGTCGATTGTGACTCATTCTCAGACAACAATTAAAGCAATTGACTCTCTACTTGAACTCATGCCTAAGGGAGGCATAATTGTGCTTGTCATTTACCATGGACATGCCGAAGGGGCTGCAGAACGTGATCATTTGATGGAGTATGTAACAAGACTTGACCAAAAAAGAGCTCATGTTCTAAACTATTCGTTTATTAATCAAGCGAATAATCCCCCGTTCATTGTTGCGATAGAAAAAAGATAA
- a CDS encoding TIGR01212 family radical SAM protein (This family includes YhcC from E. coli K-12, an uncharacterized radical SAM protein.), protein MCNQSIVNAPDSERFKQFGDKRYYSWNNHLRQHFGEKVFKVSLDAGFDCPNRDGSAAYGGCTFCSERGSGDFAGDRSDDLVTQFNTIKERMHHKWKSGKYIGYFQAYTNTYAPVRTLRKYYEVILEQEGVVGLSIATRPDCLPDDVVEYLAELNKRTYLWVELGLQTIHEETAQLINRAHDYQCYVEGVEKLRKHGIRVCAHIINGLPKENHKMMMETAREVSKLDVQGIKIHSLHLLKKTPMVKQYEKGLVEFMSMEEYVNLVADQLEVIPPHFVIHRLTGDGPADLMIGPMWSTQKWSVFNAIEAELKRRDSWQGKFYQAEVKE, encoded by the coding sequence ATGTGTAATCAATCGATAGTAAACGCCCCTGACTCTGAGCGTTTCAAACAGTTTGGCGATAAACGCTATTATTCATGGAATAACCACCTACGTCAGCATTTTGGCGAGAAAGTATTTAAAGTTTCACTAGATGCTGGTTTTGATTGCCCTAACAGAGACGGGTCTGCAGCTTACGGAGGCTGTACATTTTGCAGTGAAAGAGGATCTGGTGATTTTGCTGGTGACCGCTCAGATGACCTTGTCACTCAATTTAATACCATTAAAGAACGAATGCACCATAAATGGAAAAGCGGCAAATACATCGGCTACTTCCAAGCGTACACAAATACATACGCTCCGGTTCGCACCTTGCGTAAATATTATGAAGTGATACTCGAGCAAGAAGGCGTCGTTGGTTTATCTATCGCTACAAGGCCTGACTGTCTTCCTGATGATGTCGTTGAGTATCTGGCTGAGTTAAATAAACGAACCTATCTATGGGTAGAGCTAGGCTTACAAACAATTCATGAAGAGACAGCACAGCTTATCAACCGTGCTCATGACTATCAATGCTATGTAGAAGGTGTAGAAAAGTTAAGAAAGCACGGGATCCGCGTGTGTGCTCACATCATTAACGGGCTCCCAAAAGAAAATCATAAGATGATGATGGAAACAGCACGTGAAGTTTCTAAGCTCGATGTTCAGGGGATTAAGATCCACTCTCTTCACCTTTTGAAAAAAACCCCTATGGTCAAACAATATGAAAAAGGACTGGTTGAATTCATGAGCATGGAAGAGTATGTAAACCTTGTTGCTGACCAACTTGAAGTGATTCCGCCGCACTTTGTCATTCATCGATTAACAGGAGATGGCCCTGCAGATTTAATGATCGGCCCGATGTGGAGCACTCAAAAGTGGTCGGTATTCAATGCTATTGAAGCGGAACTTAAGCGCCGTGACAGCTGGCAAGGTAAGTTTTATCAAGCGGAGGTTAAAGAATAG